TTTTCAGTAAACACATCCTTGTAGTAAGCGGTTATGGCATGGCCAAACAAGATTGGGTCGGAGACTTTCATCATGGTTGCCTTGACATGTAAAGACAAGAGAATGTCTTCAGTCTTGGCGGCAGTGATCTCCTGCTCATAAAAGGCTTTTAACGCGTGTATCCGCATCACTGCCGCGTCAATGACTTCACCTGCAAGAACAGGGATATTCTCTTTCAAAACTTCCAGAGAATGGTCCTCTTTAACTAACTGAATTTTGACGTTTCCTGTTTGGCTAATCACAACGGATTGTTCGGTGCCATAAAAGTCACCTTCATCCATATGAGCCACATGGGATTTTGAGCTGGATGTCCAAGGACCCACAGAATGAGGATTCTTCTGGGCATATTGTTTGACGGCTGCAGCGACTCGCCGATCTGAATTCCCTTCCCTTAAAACTGGATTAACAGCACTGCCAAGGACTTTGGCATAGCGGTTTTTGACAGCGATTTCCTGCTCAGTTTGAGGATTGGCTGGGTAGTCAGGAATGTTATACCCTTTGCCTTGTAACTCCTGAATGGCAGCCGTTAGTTGGGGGATAGAGGCACTGATGTTGGGAAGCTTAATGATGATAGCTTCAGGGGTCTTTGCCAAATCTCCTAAGTAAGAAAGGGCATCGGGTCGTTTCTGGTTAGTAGTTAGCTTCTCGGGAAAATTAGCAATAATTCGTCCCGCTAGTGAGATATCCCTTGTTTCGATCTCAATATTGGCTGCTTGGGTAAAAACTTTGACAATGGGTAGGAAAGAATAGGTGGCTAAGGCGGGTGCTTCATCCGTGTGGGTGTAGATGATTTTTGTGGCTTTTTTTGGGGACATGTATCTTCTCTAAAAGTTGCAGCACCTTGACCAGCTGTATGGGTAACCTAGTAGTAAGGTGACCAAGCGTTTCCTGATGGAGTATATCAGTGTATCCACCTCAAAGAAGTATTTTGTAGTGGTGTTGCGAGAGCAGAAATGGGGCGATTTGCCCGTGCAGGTGTGAACAAGATTCGGATGATGAACGATCGCGGCTAAAGTCCTAAATTGAGGGGGATAAGTAAATGGGATATCCGGTTGTGTTGATTCGAGAGGGTGAGCTGGGAGCACGGGTGACGAATGCGTTGCAAATGGCCATTTCTGCGACAGGCGTCGACATTGATTGGCAGATTGTCGATACGGAGAGTGAGGGTCAGCAAGGCAGATGGCCTAGCCATATTTTTGATGTTATCCGAAGGGCAAAAACTGCTGTCATTGGACCGTTGATGAGGCCAGATAGTTATCGCCAGATGGAAGCGGATATCCGAGAAAACCTGGACCTTTATGTCAACTTACGGCCCGCAAAAACGATGGTGGGTATTCCCAGCAGCTATCAAAATGTTGATTTAATGATAGTGCGGGAAATGACAGAGGGAATCTATGCTGGCATTGAATTTGAACGAACCTCAGTAGAAGCTGCAGATGCTCGTTCTTTTCTGTCGAAACTGTCTGGCAAACGGATACGAGAAGATGCTGCGGTGGGAATTAAACCGATTTCTGTTAAAGGCTGTGGTCAAATTATTGAATTTGCCTTTAATTATGCGCGAAAGAATGGACGGCATAAAGTGATCGCTGTTCATCAAGCTCATGTGATGGCCCATACGGACGGTCTTTTTCTTGAAATTGCCCGCGATATTGCCCAAGAGTTCCCAGAAATAGAGTTTGAAGATCGAGCCATAGAGGTGATCTGTCGGGAATTAATGCAGAGACCTGACACATTTGATGTGTTAGTGATGCCAAATTTATACGGTGATTTGCTCGCTCATCTCTGTGCTGGCATGGTGGGTGGGCTGAATGTACCGAATGCACATATTGGAGATAAATATGCAGTGTTTGGTACCCAATCAACGGGATTCAGTGAAGTTTGCAACAATCCGACATCGCTGATCCTAGCGGGTGCGTTAATGTTGCAACATTTAGGAGAACAGGATGCGGCTCGGCGGCTACAGGCAGCAGTGGAGACTGTGGTTGGAGATCAAGGCGATACGGCTGCTGACTTGACTCCAGTTGGTTTTGAAGTGGTTGATTCCCAGGCGATGGCCCAAGCCATTACTCAAGCCATTGCTGCTTGAGACCCTAAGCTCCCATCCCTGAGTAATGTTTGATTCCTCGACGCCATAGCCAGCGATTAATTACTAGGCCCAAAATACACCAGGCCAGCATGACCATAAAGCCTCTAGCAACAGGAGTTGGAAGTCCGATTAAGAGGCTGACAGGGAAATAGATAAGATAAGGAAAAGGGG
The Acaryochloris marina S15 genome window above contains:
- a CDS encoding isocitrate/isopropylmalate family dehydrogenase; this encodes MGYPVVLIREGELGARVTNALQMAISATGVDIDWQIVDTESEGQQGRWPSHIFDVIRRAKTAVIGPLMRPDSYRQMEADIRENLDLYVNLRPAKTMVGIPSSYQNVDLMIVREMTEGIYAGIEFERTSVEAADARSFLSKLSGKRIREDAAVGIKPISVKGCGQIIEFAFNYARKNGRHKVIAVHQAHVMAHTDGLFLEIARDIAQEFPEIEFEDRAIEVICRELMQRPDTFDVLVMPNLYGDLLAHLCAGMVGGLNVPNAHIGDKYAVFGTQSTGFSEVCNNPTSLILAGALMLQHLGEQDAARRLQAAVETVVGDQGDTAADLTPVGFEVVDSQAMAQAITQAIAA